A genomic region of Polynucleobacter necessarius contains the following coding sequences:
- a CDS encoding alkyl sulfatase dimerization domain-containing protein, which yields MHIYTTKFCIWLTMNGVTINEIQNVYKQPDSLKKQWAAHSYHGLEEHNSRAVINRYLGYWDANPATLAPLSPRDSAPLYVEMMGGSGKILAKGRELYRQGKYREAMEIVNKLVYAQPDNTAAKDLLADIFEQIGYQKESPSMRNSFLGAAYELRHGMPTGASPKSNGPDMIKAMNTELWLNSLGISLDSKKAAGMNFTINLSTPDNGEKFIVEMSNSALTNIKGQQAKNPTLSITRHRSDLERVMGGQTTFEQLQAEGKAKFDGDRKAFDQLKSALTVFKPDFELMPGTKSKQIPKPVNTKPQDPFTAQELAITAGE from the coding sequence ATGCACATTTACACAACGAAGTTTTGCATTTGGCTAACAATGAATGGCGTCACGATTAATGAGATTCAGAACGTCTATAAGCAACCAGACAGTCTCAAGAAGCAATGGGCGGCTCATAGCTATCACGGCTTAGAAGAGCACAACAGTCGCGCCGTCATTAACCGTTATCTTGGCTATTGGGATGCAAACCCTGCAACCTTGGCGCCGCTATCGCCTAGAGATTCTGCCCCTTTATATGTAGAGATGATGGGTGGATCTGGAAAGATTCTCGCCAAAGGCAGAGAGCTTTACAGGCAAGGTAAGTATCGCGAAGCAATGGAGATTGTGAATAAGCTGGTTTACGCACAACCTGACAATACTGCCGCTAAAGACTTACTGGCAGATATCTTTGAGCAAATTGGCTATCAAAAGGAAAGCCCCAGTATGCGCAATAGCTTCTTGGGTGCTGCCTATGAACTACGCCACGGTATGCCAACAGGCGCATCGCCAAAATCAAATGGCCCTGACATGATTAAAGCGATGAACACGGAGTTATGGCTCAATTCATTGGGAATCAGCTTGGATAGCAAGAAGGCTGCCGGTATGAACTTCACAATTAATTTATCTACCCCGGATAACGGTGAAAAGTTTATTGTGGAGATGAGCAATTCTGCGTTGACCAATATTAAAGGTCAGCAAGCCAAGAATCCAACGCTATCTATAACTCGGCATCGCAGTGATTTAGAGCGAGTGATGGGCGGTCAAACAACCTTTGAGCAATTGCAGGCTGAGGGTAAGGCGAAGTTTGATGGTGATCGCAAAGCTTTTGACCAACTCAAGAGTGCTCTCACTGTATTTAAGCCGGACTTTGAGTTAATGCCAGGTACTAAGTCTAAGCAGATACCAAAACCGGTCAATACAAAACCACAAGATCCATTTACTGCCCAAGAATTGGCAATTACTGCTGGAGAGTAA
- the rdgB gene encoding RdgB/HAM1 family non-canonical purine NTP pyrophosphatase → MQKIVLASNNAGKLKEFQALLAPLNFQVITQGELDIPSAEEPHLTFVENALAKARHASSASGLPALADDSGICAHALDGKPGVFSARFAGEPANDGANNQKLVSDLNGQADRGAHYVCALVFVTSANDPEPLIVQTRWHGQIIAEPKGSNGFGYDPHFYIPEFNLTAAQLDPAQKNLISHRGQALRELIVQLKSRT, encoded by the coding sequence ATGCAGAAAATTGTTCTCGCCTCCAACAATGCTGGCAAGCTGAAGGAATTTCAGGCGCTTTTAGCCCCACTGAATTTTCAGGTCATCACGCAAGGTGAATTAGACATTCCGTCAGCCGAAGAGCCTCATTTAACTTTTGTAGAAAATGCCTTAGCCAAAGCACGTCATGCTAGCTCTGCTAGTGGCTTGCCCGCTCTGGCAGATGACTCCGGTATCTGCGCGCATGCCTTAGACGGAAAGCCAGGCGTGTTCTCTGCACGATTTGCAGGCGAGCCTGCAAACGATGGCGCAAATAATCAAAAGCTTGTTTCAGACTTAAATGGCCAAGCAGATCGGGGTGCGCATTATGTATGCGCCCTCGTCTTTGTAACTAGTGCAAATGATCCTGAGCCACTGATTGTGCAAACGCGCTGGCATGGGCAAATCATTGCGGAGCCCAAAGGGTCGAATGGTTTTGGCTACGACCCGCACTTCTATATTCCTGAGTTCAATCTCACTGCAGCCCAACTGGATCCTGCGCAAAAGAATCTCATTAGCCATCGCGGCCAAGCTTTGCGAGAGCTTATTGTGCAATTGAAGTCACGCACTTAA
- a CDS encoding sulfatase-like hydrolase/transferase, whose product MIEFKVKRTAMLFKRILIGVLSATMVVPAAFAQSTSTPNQKKPNVVFILADNVGYGDLGSYGGGELRGAPTPRADELAKSGLRLTQYLVEPACTPSRAALMTGQYSIRNGLSLVAEPGTLNTLSSKAYTMGQLFKDAGYATAIFGKWHLGGAPQSLPGAHGFDQYYGIPPDTSWDSAAYVQMAMQTHSFGNAPEKVLYDKGPWINQQKGNGLLEHVKPYTMAGSACRN is encoded by the coding sequence ATGATTGAATTTAAAGTGAAGAGAACAGCAATGCTATTTAAACGCATTCTTATTGGAGTTTTGTCTGCCACGATGGTTGTGCCGGCTGCATTCGCCCAATCTACTTCAACCCCAAATCAAAAGAAACCAAATGTTGTATTCATATTGGCGGATAACGTTGGATATGGGGATCTGGGTTCTTATGGAGGCGGTGAGTTACGAGGTGCGCCTACACCACGTGCAGATGAATTGGCTAAAAGTGGATTGCGACTCACTCAATATTTGGTTGAGCCTGCTTGCACACCATCACGCGCTGCATTGATGACTGGGCAATACTCGATTCGCAATGGTTTGTCACTCGTTGCTGAGCCCGGGACGCTCAACACTCTTTCTAGTAAGGCCTACACAATGGGCCAGCTATTTAAGGATGCAGGTTATGCGACAGCTATCTTTGGTAAGTGGCATCTTGGAGGTGCGCCTCAAAGCCTGCCAGGTGCTCATGGCTTTGATCAGTACTATGGAATCCCTCCAGATACCTCTTGGGATTCTGCTGCATATGTGCAAATGGCAATGCAAACACACTCGTTTGGAAATGCTCCTGAGAAAGTTCTTTATGACAAAGGTCCGTGGATAAATCAGCAAAAGGGAAATGGACTGCTAGAACATGTGAAGCCATACACCATGGCTGGCAGTGCGTGCAGAAATTGA
- a CDS encoding HAMP domain-containing histidine kinase, translating into MQAQANLFELLADSQKKGMGLLGLWLCKHIVMRHGGTIHYEPNLPTGARFIIQLPVASKAI; encoded by the coding sequence TTGCAGGCTCAGGCCAATTTATTTGAACTCTTAGCTGATAGTCAGAAGAAGGGCATGGGTTTATTAGGGCTTTGGTTATGCAAGCACATCGTCATGCGCCATGGTGGAACGATTCATTACGAACCCAATCTGCCAACTGGTGCAAGATTCATCATCCAACTTCCTGTTGCGTCTAAAGCAATCTAG
- a CDS encoding sulfatase-like hydrolase/transferase, which yields MRAEIDNELTDKSIAFMKQQNAAGKPFFLYLPFSMGHSPNLPSKQFAGKSRIGQYGDKMMEGDYHVGQVMDALKEMNIEDNTILVFASDNGGTGQYFMNWDRLGLGAPDMGSNGPFRGDLGEPTEGAVRVPSALFVGLVI from the coding sequence GTGCGTGCAGAAATTGACAATGAGCTCACTGATAAGTCGATTGCATTCATGAAGCAGCAAAATGCAGCTGGCAAACCATTCTTCCTTTATCTCCCATTTTCAATGGGGCATTCACCGAACCTCCCATCAAAGCAGTTTGCTGGAAAGTCTCGCATTGGTCAGTATGGAGACAAGATGATGGAAGGCGATTATCACGTTGGACAGGTAATGGATGCCCTCAAAGAAATGAATATAGAGGACAACACTATTCTTGTATTTGCGTCTGACAATGGTGGCACCGGCCAATACTTTATGAATTGGGATCGTCTGGGCTTGGGCGCGCCAGACATGGGATCGAACGGTCCGTTTCGCGGCGATCTCGGTGAGCCTACTGAGGGTGCTGTTCGTGTACCTTCTGCATTATTCGTTGGCCTGGTCATATAG
- a CDS encoding Bug family tripartite tricarboxylate transporter substrate binding protein, whose amino-acid sequence MQCPSIPALGQKMSYNASTDFTPIVLLGITPNILIANVDAPAKNVKDLVAYMKQNPGKVTFGSAGNGSTQHLAYELFMHMAGTQALHIPYKGSSPVLVDLMAGHINYTFETMGAATPHIQSGKVIPMAQTRTKRSPAYPNVPTMEQLGYVGFEATAWYGLMGPAKLDPKIVDKINADVNTVLRKPEIQAKLAEVSAEDGGGTPAAFSKFITKDRNQWAKLAKDAKLQVALN is encoded by the coding sequence ATGCAATGTCCATCCATTCCGGCCTTAGGACAAAAAATGTCCTATAACGCCAGCACGGACTTTACACCCATCGTTCTATTGGGAATTACACCAAACATTCTGATTGCCAATGTCGATGCACCCGCTAAAAATGTAAAAGATCTCGTTGCCTACATGAAACAGAACCCAGGCAAGGTGACTTTTGGCTCAGCCGGCAATGGCAGCACACAACACCTGGCCTATGAACTCTTTATGCATATGGCTGGTACACAGGCTTTACATATCCCTTACAAAGGTAGCAGTCCCGTATTAGTAGATCTGATGGCCGGTCACATTAACTACACCTTTGAAACCATGGGTGCAGCAACGCCCCATATTCAAAGCGGCAAAGTTATTCCAATGGCACAAACTCGTACAAAACGCTCACCAGCTTACCCGAACGTGCCAACCATGGAGCAATTGGGTTATGTTGGTTTTGAAGCTACCGCTTGGTACGGCTTGATGGGTCCCGCAAAATTAGATCCAAAAATAGTGGACAAAATTAACGCTGACGTAAATACCGTTCTACGTAAACCTGAAATCCAAGCCAAATTGGCCGAGGTTAGCGCAGAAGACGGTGGCGGCACACCGGCAGCCTTTAGTAAGTTCATCACCAAAGATCGCAATCAGTGGGCGAAGTTGGCGAAGGATGCAAAACTCCAGGTGGCCCTCAATTAA
- a CDS encoding phosphomannomutase/phosphoglucomutase, whose product MQLSPSIFKAYDIRGIIDETLDPSIAKLIGQAFGTEMRELGETEIVIGRDGRLSGPSLIEALTEGLLSTGINVIDLGMVATPMVYFGANQVLDGKKPKSGIMITGSHNPPNYNGFKMVLGGAAIYGDQIQALRQRIEAKKFATGQGSRSTFDIFPMYLKHIVGDVKLARPMKIAVDCGNGVGGAFAGQLFRALGCEVQELFCEVDGHFPNHHPDPAHIENLQDLIKNLQTTDNELGLAFDGDADRLGVVTKDGQVIFPDRQMMLFAKDVLSRNPGGQIIYDVKCTRNLTTYVKQHGGEPLMWKTGHSLVKAKLKETGAPLAGEMSGHIFFKDRWFGFDDGLYTGARLLEILSKEKDPNQTLNDLPNAICTPELQLACAEGEPFALLETIKANAKFPTSESINTIDGVRVEYADGFGLARPSNTTPVVVMRFEADSEAAIARIQAEFKAVLLAAKPGAKLPF is encoded by the coding sequence ATGCAACTGTCTCCATCTATTTTTAAAGCCTATGACATTCGCGGCATCATCGATGAGACGCTAGATCCTTCTATTGCCAAGTTGATTGGCCAAGCATTTGGCACTGAAATGCGCGAGCTTGGCGAAACTGAGATTGTCATTGGTCGCGATGGACGTTTGTCAGGCCCCAGCCTGATTGAAGCCTTAACTGAAGGCTTACTCTCTACAGGCATTAATGTTATTGACTTAGGCATGGTTGCGACCCCTATGGTGTACTTTGGCGCGAACCAAGTACTTGATGGCAAGAAGCCTAAGTCAGGAATCATGATTACTGGTAGCCACAATCCGCCAAACTACAACGGCTTCAAAATGGTTTTGGGTGGCGCAGCAATCTACGGCGATCAGATTCAGGCTTTACGTCAGCGCATTGAAGCCAAGAAATTTGCCACAGGTCAAGGTAGCCGCTCTACTTTTGACATCTTCCCGATGTATCTCAAGCATATTGTGGGAGACGTGAAGTTAGCTCGCCCTATGAAAATTGCTGTCGATTGCGGTAATGGTGTTGGCGGTGCATTTGCGGGTCAACTCTTTAGAGCCTTAGGTTGCGAAGTACAGGAACTATTCTGCGAGGTTGATGGCCATTTTCCGAATCACCATCCAGATCCAGCCCATATTGAGAACCTGCAAGATCTCATCAAGAACCTACAGACTACCGATAATGAATTAGGCCTTGCTTTTGATGGTGATGCCGACCGTTTAGGCGTAGTCACTAAAGATGGTCAAGTGATTTTTCCTGATCGTCAAATGATGTTGTTTGCAAAAGATGTTCTCTCCAGAAATCCAGGCGGTCAGATTATTTATGACGTCAAGTGCACCCGCAATCTCACTACCTATGTAAAACAACACGGCGGTGAACCGTTAATGTGGAAAACGGGTCACTCTTTAGTTAAAGCAAAGCTCAAAGAAACTGGCGCTCCTTTGGCCGGTGAAATGTCAGGCCATATCTTCTTTAAAGACCGCTGGTTTGGATTTGATGACGGCCTTTATACCGGCGCTCGTTTATTAGAGATCCTCTCCAAAGAGAAAGATCCCAATCAAACGCTCAATGATTTACCAAATGCGATCTGCACCCCTGAATTACAACTAGCCTGCGCTGAAGGTGAGCCTTTTGCTTTGCTAGAAACCATCAAAGCCAACGCCAAGTTCCCCACTTCTGAATCGATCAACACAATTGATGGTGTACGCGTGGAATATGCCGATGGTTTTGGTTTGGCTAGACCATCCAATACAACTCCTGTAGTGGTCATGCGTTTTGAGGCTGATAGTGAAGCAGCGATTGCTCGTATTCAAGCAGAATTTAAAGCTGTATTGTTGGCTGCTAAGCCTGGTGCAAAGTTGCCGTTTTAA
- the pgi gene encoding glucose-6-phosphate isomerase gives MSSRPMQSPDNLPNSAHTAVDVVLDTAYQNINDAQWSDLFAAARKSKLEEFIADMFAGKHINLSEDRPALHSALRNLSKAPVLLDGKDVMPAVTKVWQRIEALCNKWVGVTDVIHIGIGGSDFGLRLAIEALAHVPEIESRGMQMHFLANIDTAELARILDRAQPNSTRAIIVSKSFTTLETAMNAKAVVAWLKNSGCTQGQIARSLFAVTANVPAAKEFGVEEDNIFPFWDWVGGRYSVWSAVGLPIALQYGFKTFEDFLAGAHAMDLHFKNAPLEQNLPVIMALALLHQQEKRGIKAYAAIPYADALDWFPKWLQQLDMESNGKSVGRDGKPVKHSSPVVFGSAGSNAQHSYFQLFHQGPEVIPIDFIAVRKPMSDRPEAMAHHHILLSNCLAQAQALAHGKSAANPNDVYPGNRPSNLLFLPELNAFYLGALLALYENRAATLGALWNINSFDQPGVEYGKVLAKPIEKALVGGSDQISPTDSIDAVTAARINFLNS, from the coding sequence ATGTCTTCTAGACCCATGCAATCCCCAGACAATTTGCCCAATAGCGCGCATACAGCTGTAGACGTAGTGCTGGACACTGCCTATCAAAATATCAATGACGCGCAGTGGAGCGATTTGTTTGCTGCCGCCAGAAAATCCAAGCTAGAAGAATTCATTGCCGACATGTTTGCCGGCAAGCACATCAATTTAAGCGAAGATCGCCCGGCTCTGCACTCTGCGCTACGCAATCTTTCTAAAGCACCAGTTTTGCTCGACGGTAAAGATGTCATGCCTGCGGTAACCAAAGTCTGGCAGCGCATTGAAGCGCTCTGTAATAAATGGGTTGGCGTTACCGATGTCATTCATATTGGTATCGGCGGCTCTGATTTCGGACTACGCCTGGCTATCGAAGCTTTGGCACACGTTCCCGAGATTGAAAGCCGCGGTATGCAGATGCATTTTCTTGCCAATATTGATACTGCTGAATTAGCGCGCATCCTAGATCGTGCACAACCCAATAGCACCCGTGCCATCATTGTTTCTAAGTCGTTCACCACCCTAGAAACCGCCATGAATGCCAAGGCGGTCGTTGCCTGGCTTAAAAACAGTGGCTGCACCCAAGGTCAGATTGCGCGCTCTTTGTTTGCAGTGACAGCGAACGTTCCTGCCGCCAAAGAGTTTGGCGTTGAAGAGGATAACATCTTCCCATTCTGGGATTGGGTGGGTGGCCGTTATTCTGTATGGTCTGCAGTTGGCCTACCAATTGCTTTGCAATATGGCTTTAAAACTTTTGAAGATTTCCTAGCCGGCGCTCATGCCATGGATTTGCATTTTAAAAATGCCCCGCTTGAGCAAAACCTGCCGGTGATCATGGCGCTTGCCCTACTGCACCAACAAGAAAAACGTGGCATCAAAGCTTATGCAGCCATTCCGTATGCGGATGCCTTAGATTGGTTTCCAAAGTGGCTGCAGCAGCTGGATATGGAAAGTAACGGCAAGAGCGTTGGTCGGGATGGTAAGCCAGTTAAGCATTCTTCACCAGTGGTATTTGGTAGCGCAGGAAGTAATGCGCAGCATTCTTATTTTCAGCTTTTCCACCAAGGCCCTGAAGTCATCCCCATTGACTTTATTGCTGTGCGCAAACCGATGAGTGATCGGCCTGAGGCCATGGCTCATCATCACATCCTGCTTTCCAATTGCCTGGCTCAAGCACAGGCTTTGGCACACGGCAAGTCAGCCGCCAACCCAAATGATGTTTACCCAGGTAATCGCCCAAGCAATCTCTTGTTCTTGCCTGAACTCAATGCGTTCTACCTCGGCGCCCTCTTAGCGCTATATGAAAATCGTGCAGCCACTCTTGGTGCACTGTGGAATATCAACAGTTTTGATCAACCCGGTGTTGAATACGGCAAAGTACTCGCTAAGCCGATTGAAAAAGCCTTAGTAGGCGGCTCAGATCAAATTAGCCCAACAGATAGCATCGACGCAGTTACAGCGGCCCGCATTAATTTCTTAAATTCTTAG
- a CDS encoding sensor histidine kinase, translated as MQFASTGELFFAMGRLAILIISSLAIREVEQIPQILILFTITQLVKNALPYIAIGGYWAERIAVSNAQSKTENQEIRALLQERENLINSLLKANKTAATGALSASIAHELNQPLGASSLNIQFLQKKLADGQMDPKLQEEVLNTLLVDNQRAANIIRTLRSVFADERIESANVDLSLLINDVLSIARPEIVSKQIKVRQLLPSNLVVQTNRSEIQQVLLNLLNNAIQALASSKQAAKEIVIEGRFTESGVELLIMATVFLCRLRPIYLNS; from the coding sequence TTGCAATTCGCCAGCACTGGAGAGTTGTTTTTTGCAATGGGGCGTCTGGCAATTCTCATTATTTCCTCGCTGGCCATACGTGAAGTAGAGCAAATCCCTCAGATATTGATTCTCTTTACGATTACGCAGCTGGTCAAGAATGCTTTGCCCTACATTGCCATCGGCGGTTATTGGGCAGAGCGTATAGCAGTTAGTAATGCTCAATCTAAAACGGAGAACCAAGAGATTAGGGCGCTACTGCAAGAGCGTGAAAACCTCATCAACTCATTGTTAAAAGCCAACAAGACAGCGGCTACCGGGGCTTTGTCAGCTTCTATTGCCCATGAGTTAAATCAGCCCTTGGGGGCGAGCAGCTTAAATATCCAGTTTTTACAAAAGAAATTAGCCGATGGTCAGATGGACCCTAAGCTCCAGGAAGAGGTCTTAAATACCTTGCTTGTCGACAATCAACGCGCGGCTAATATTATTCGCACCCTAAGATCTGTTTTTGCAGACGAGCGCATTGAAAGTGCTAACGTCGATTTAAGTCTTTTAATTAATGACGTGCTGAGTATTGCAAGGCCGGAGATTGTTTCAAAGCAAATAAAAGTGAGGCAATTGCTTCCATCAAACCTTGTTGTGCAAACAAATCGTAGCGAGATTCAACAAGTGCTATTGAATTTACTCAATAACGCTATTCAGGCCTTAGCAAGCTCTAAGCAGGCCGCCAAAGAAATTGTGATTGAAGGGCGCTTCACCGAGTCCGGCGTGGAATTGCTGATAATGGCGACGGTGTTCCTTTGCAGGCTCAGGCCAATTTATTTGAACTCTTAG
- a CDS encoding MBL fold metallo-hydrolase has protein sequence MNIRLTQIALAASLLSSGLLMAAGGGGVIADPGAMQGKDFDSVHPSLQRQAILNMGYGLYEVVPGKIYQVRGFDLANISFIKTNSGWIVFDPLTAKETARAALELVNEKLGERPVVAVVYSHSHGDHFGGVRGVVDEADVKSGKVKVIAPIGFMDHAVAENVYAGNAMTRRMYFQYGVLLPRSPFGHVDQSIGKNTAAGNLGLIEPNVYITQPYDTMNVDGVEMEFQNTPGTEAPAEMNTYFPQFKAFWAAENITATIHNIYTLRGALV, from the coding sequence ATGAATATCAGGCTTACTCAAATTGCATTGGCAGCTTCATTGCTTTCTTCTGGGCTTTTGATGGCTGCTGGTGGGGGCGGTGTTATCGCTGATCCAGGCGCAATGCAGGGCAAAGATTTTGATAGCGTGCATCCTTCGTTGCAACGTCAGGCTATTCTGAATATGGGCTATGGCCTTTATGAAGTGGTGCCAGGAAAGATCTATCAAGTTCGCGGCTTTGACTTGGCCAATATTAGCTTTATCAAAACGAATTCTGGATGGATCGTATTTGATCCATTGACTGCTAAAGAAACTGCTCGCGCAGCACTTGAGCTTGTAAATGAAAAATTAGGCGAGCGACCAGTGGTTGCAGTGGTGTATTCACATTCACATGGGGATCACTTCGGTGGTGTGCGAGGCGTAGTGGATGAGGCGGATGTAAAAAGTGGCAAAGTCAAAGTTATTGCGCCTATCGGTTTTATGGACCATGCCGTGGCTGAGAATGTATATGCTGGCAATGCCATGACCCGTCGCATGTATTTTCAATATGGCGTCTTATTACCCCGCAGCCCATTTGGTCACGTTGACCAGTCAATTGGTAAAAATACAGCGGCCGGTAATCTAGGCTTAATCGAGCCTAACGTTTATATTACTCAGCCATACGACACTATGAACGTCGATGGCGTGGAGATGGAGTTCCAGAACACGCCTGGTACAGAAGCGCCTGCGGAGATGAATACCTATTTCCCGCAATTTAAAGCATTTTGGGCTGCTGAAAACATTACTGCGACGATTCACAATATCTACACCTTGCGTGGTGCCTTGGTGTGA
- a CDS encoding sulfatase-like hydrolase/transferase: MSTARGGLFADLVAEMDYRVGQVMQAVKDAGVEDNTIFIFSSDNAGGGASPQVGGATNGPFRGNFFSTPFEGSMRVPAMIRWPGHVPSGVVTEEMFAAVDWMPTIAGMVGSSNLVPKDRPIDGVDASNFMLGKSKTTGRDLYPFFGIDGELMSIKWKIYKTIFRYAESPESIGKPYVKPQIPMIYDLSSDPHEDNNLMYTDLTLGWVYAMNFKWIDGYEKSIKEYPNIKVGEDFKDYPKKQASLIND; the protein is encoded by the coding sequence GTGTCTACCGCTCGCGGCGGTCTCTTTGCGGATTTAGTTGCAGAGATGGATTATCGCGTTGGACAGGTAATGCAGGCGGTAAAGGATGCTGGTGTTGAAGACAACACCATCTTCATTTTCAGTAGTGATAATGCTGGCGGCGGTGCAAGTCCTCAAGTTGGTGGGGCGACTAATGGGCCATTTCGCGGTAATTTTTTCAGCACGCCGTTTGAAGGAAGTATGCGCGTGCCTGCAATGATTCGTTGGCCGGGTCATGTTCCATCTGGCGTCGTTACTGAGGAAATGTTTGCTGCAGTGGATTGGATGCCAACAATCGCTGGCATGGTCGGCTCATCCAATTTGGTGCCAAAGGATAGACCGATCGATGGCGTGGATGCTTCGAATTTCATGTTAGGTAAGAGTAAAACGACTGGCCGCGATTTATATCCATTCTTTGGTATTGATGGTGAGTTGATGTCGATTAAGTGGAAAATCTATAAAACGATCTTCCGCTACGCAGAATCTCCTGAGTCAATTGGTAAGCCTTATGTGAAGCCGCAGATTCCGATGATTTATGACTTGAGTAGCGATCCGCATGAAGATAACAATCTTATGTACACGGATCTGACTCTAGGTTGGGTTTATGCCATGAATTTCAAATGGATTGATGGCTATGAGAAGAGTATTAAAGAGTACCCCAATATCAAAGTAGGTGAGGACTTTAAGGACTACCCTAAAAAGCAGGCATCTCTAATTAATGATTGA
- a CDS encoding Bug family tripartite tricarboxylate transporter substrate binding protein encodes MIHHDLKSLIRSRLLVCIALAMSTLTFSQAAIAQANWPDKPIKLIVGGSDAIARVIAINLSQMWGQQVVIDNRGGAAGTIAADLVAKSPADGYTLGLAHVNAMSIHSGLRTKNVL; translated from the coding sequence ATGATTCATCACGATTTAAAGAGCCTTATCCGCTCTCGCCTATTGGTTTGCATCGCCTTAGCAATGAGCACCTTAACATTTTCGCAAGCCGCTATTGCTCAAGCAAACTGGCCCGATAAACCGATCAAACTCATCGTTGGCGGCTCCGACGCTATTGCACGCGTCATTGCAATCAACCTCTCTCAAATGTGGGGTCAACAAGTTGTTATTGATAATCGCGGCGGTGCAGCTGGAACGATTGCGGCTGATCTTGTAGCCAAATCTCCTGCCGATGGATACACGTTAGGCTTAGCTCACGTCAATGCAATGTCCATCCATTCCGGCCTTAGGACAAAAAATGTCCTATAA
- the hemW gene encoding radical SAM family heme chaperone HemW yields the protein MINSSPNTVSLTALPPLALYIHFPWCEKKCPYCDFNSHQIKDGVGKAGFDEQRYIKALITDLETELPNIWGRHVHSIFIGGGTPSLLSPEGMDELLSAIRARVTLEPDAEITMEANPGSVETDKLAGFAKAGINRISLGIQSFQDEQLKALGRIHNGAEAKRAIDIALKHFKSVNLDLMYGLPNQTLEAAKADIETALSFNTPHLSFYNLTLEPNTYFANFPPKLPSDDEIDAIFEQNLALLEKAGYKRYEVSAYAKKDQECKHNLNYWRFGDYIGIGAGAHGKISFPGKITRQVRERHPENYMQAMETQGNALIESKEINAQDLPFEFMLNTLRLTDGVDTHTFSERTGLPLNVISKGIAEASKKGLLDENPLKLKATDQGLRYLNNLQEIFLG from the coding sequence GTGATTAACAGTAGCCCCAATACAGTCTCGCTCACCGCGTTGCCGCCACTGGCCCTGTACATTCACTTCCCATGGTGTGAAAAGAAGTGTCCATATTGTGATTTCAATTCTCATCAAATTAAAGACGGAGTTGGTAAAGCGGGGTTTGATGAGCAGCGCTATATCAAAGCACTCATTACAGATTTAGAAACTGAGCTGCCCAATATTTGGGGTCGGCATGTCCACAGTATTTTTATTGGCGGCGGTACACCAAGCCTACTTTCACCAGAGGGTATGGATGAATTACTTTCCGCCATTCGCGCCAGAGTGACTTTAGAGCCTGATGCTGAAATTACGATGGAGGCAAACCCAGGCTCTGTAGAGACAGACAAGCTTGCGGGCTTTGCAAAGGCAGGCATTAACCGAATCTCCTTGGGTATTCAGAGCTTTCAAGATGAACAACTTAAGGCGCTGGGTCGTATCCATAATGGCGCCGAAGCAAAACGTGCGATTGATATTGCCTTAAAACACTTTAAGTCGGTGAATTTGGACTTGATGTACGGCTTACCCAATCAAACTCTTGAGGCCGCTAAAGCCGATATAGAAACTGCGCTCTCCTTCAATACTCCACACCTGTCTTTTTATAACCTCACACTAGAACCCAATACTTACTTTGCCAACTTCCCACCCAAGCTACCAAGTGATGATGAGATTGATGCCATCTTTGAGCAAAACTTAGCCTTACTTGAGAAAGCTGGGTACAAACGTTATGAAGTTTCAGCGTATGCCAAAAAAGATCAAGAGTGCAAACACAATCTCAACTACTGGCGCTTCGGAGATTACATTGGCATTGGCGCAGGTGCGCATGGGAAGATTTCTTTCCCCGGAAAAATTACCCGCCAGGTGCGGGAGCGCCATCCAGAGAACTATATGCAGGCGATGGAAACTCAAGGCAATGCCTTAATAGAATCCAAAGAAATAAACGCACAAGATCTCCCCTTTGAGTTCATGCTCAATACCTTGCGACTAACTGATGGTGTCGACACCCATACCTTTAGCGAGCGTACGGGCCTACCTTTAAACGTTATCAGCAAAGGGATTGCTGAAGCCAGTAAAAAGGGATTGCTGGATGAAAACCCCCTTAAATTAAAGGCAACTGATCAGGGTTTACGCTACCTCAATAATCTCCAAGAGATATTTCTCGGTTAA